GCGTGACCAGCACGGCCCGCAAGGTGGCCAGAAACCAGCGCAACCCCGTGGGCCAGGGCCCGCTCTTGCGGTACAACAACCATGAAATGCCAATGCCCGCCGCCAGACACAGCAACAGGTACCAGGGCGAGTAAACCGTATGGATTTGGAAAGATTGCACGAAACGTTAGTCAGTCACCAGATGAATCAGCAAGATAACGCAAGTCCCAGACTTGGCATAGCCTTTCTTTCTAACTGCCAGATTTGACGGGTTATTGTGGGAGGGCGTTTTGGGGCTCTGGTTTGGAAAGGAGGGTGAAAGTAGAAGATATAATATGAAAACTATATAGTATATTCGTTAGTCCGATTACGTTTATACACCCAATGGTGGTTGTATAAACGTAGTAGGTGCAGTTATACTGTAGTTATGTGCAACCCTAAAATATAATAGTGCAAGATTAAACATGTAATTATGAACAGAAAAGACTTTCTAAAATCAGGACTTATACTTGGCGGAGCTTCTATCATTCCAACAACATCTGCATTTGCTCAAAACCTAACGGTCAATACTATTGACAAGTTAGTGGACAAGGACGGAAATTTCATTCATCAGGCTTTGCCCTATGCGAAAAGTCATCTAGAGCCATACATGGACGAAGAAACCTTGCATCTACATTACACCTTCCATCACGGCGGAGCTGTAAAAGGTGCGAACAAAGACCAGCAGATGATACGGAAAGCTTTGGACGAGGACAATCTTGAAACCGTTGACTTCTGGACAAAGAAACTGGCTTTCCATCTCTCCTCCCATATCCTTCACTCTATATTCTGGACAAACTTGACCAATAAGAAGTCCGACCCGAAAGGCGACTTACTAAAACGCATCGATAAAGATTTCGGCAGTTACGATAAATTGAAGATGTATCTGGCAAAAACATCCAAGGACGTGGACGGCAATGGGTGGGGCATTCTGGGCTACCAGCCTTATACGGACAAATTAACAATCCTTCAATGCGAAAATCACGAGAAATTAACCCAATGGGGTGTCATTCCCTTGCTGGTGATTGATGTTTGGGAGCATTCCTATTATCTGAAATACAAAAACAAAAGGGCCGATTTTGTAGACAATCTGTTTAACATCATCAATTGGGACAATGCCGCGCAGCGCCTTGACAATGCCTTAAAGCTTACAAAATAAAAATATAAGATGATTTTAAGGAGAACGGTAATTTTTAGCTTAACATTTTTTATCTCAACTTTAACTTTTGCCCAAGAAATTAAAAGCGAATCAAATCCAAAATGGGATTTTGGCTTAGAAGGTATGCTTGGCATTACAGCTGGTAAGAACTTCTACGCTTTATAATGTTGGCGGGCCAAGCCTTATGTTAAGACTAAATGATGATTGGAAAGTAGGCGTTGGTGCTTTACCGTCATTTTACATCAAGGAAGGAAAGACGGGTGCTAAACTTGGGGTTTCCCCACGAATTGACTTTAAGAACGTTGCTTTGATTGCGCCATTTTTCCATTTTGAAGGTGCAGACAAATGGGTATGGTCAATAGGATTGGGATATAAATTTCATAAAACAAAGCAGAATAAATAAAGGGCAGGCACATAACATTGTATAAAAATCATGCTACGGCCGACGGCCTAGCACGTTTTTTATACGAGACCGTTAGGCACATTTAAAATATTCTCAACTTTTGCCTGTTAAATTTTGTATATTCGGTATATGGGAACGACAGAGATAATTAAAGAAATAAAAAGGCTACCAATAGGCAAAAGGCTAAAGATTGTGGAGCAGACGCTAAAGTCTATTCGGGAATCGGAAAACAAAAAGCAACTTGAAAAGGCTGCAGACGCCTTGTGTGTAGACTATTCAACCGACAAGGACTTGACGGCTTTTATTGGGCTGGACTTCGAGAATTTCTATGAAGCAAGGTGAAGTATGGCTGATTAACCTAGACCCGACTGTTGGTTCTGAGATTAAAAAGACTAGACCGGCTATAATAGTTAATGACAATACGCTTGGTAAGCTGCCCCTAAAAATCATTGTACCGTTGACGGATTGGAAAGACCGATACGATATAGCTCCTTGGATGGTGAAAATAATACTAGGAAAAAATAATAACCTCTCAAAACCATCTGCAACGGACTGTTTTCAAGTGCGCTCACTTTCTGAACTTCGGTTTACAAAAAAGCTGGGAAGAATAACATCTGAGCAGCTAGAAGAAATCAAGTCTGGGCTTGCTAAAGTGTTCTCCATAGAAGAATAAAAAAACGTGCCTAACAGTGCGTAAAAGTCATACATCGGCCGACGGCCTTGCACGTTATTTACATGAGTCCGTTGCTTGCTTTTCCAGATGGCAGCAAGGGCGAGTATTTTTTCCTCAAGAAAGGTTCTATATGAGTTTTGTGGCAAAGAAAAAGGCCCTAAGCTTTTAGTGAGAAGGTTAGTACTTTCTTACTAAAAGCTTAGGGCCTTTTGGGTGAAAGGTCAATACCTTTTGGCCTGGCCCCTTTTAAGCACTTTTCACCAGGGTTTGAGGGGCGTTTTCAACGGCCTGTTTCACCAGTTTGCCCGGCCTGAACAATATTTTTACGTTCTTTATCTGCGCGGCCGTGAACTCCTCCGGCGTCTCAGTCCCCTCGCTGCTCACCACCGTCCGGAAAGACCCGAAATCGCCCAGCTCCACAATAGCCCCCTCGCCCAGCATCTCGGGCAGCACCGTGAGCAAGCTCTCAATAACGGCTATGGTATCTGGCACGCTTACGGTGCTTATCTGGTTAATGCGGTTGGCAATGTCACGAATGGGCACTTTACGGGTAGAGACGCTTTGGGCATACCACTTCTTGGCGGCCGTAGGCTTGGCTGGGTTGCCGCGCTGTACTAAAGAATATTCCATAAATTTTAAGGTGAGATGAAACATTGTTTGAACTACGGTTTTGCTTTACTGCAATGTGCCGCAATTGTTTCATTCTTATGGCATTACCCCCTTTATTCACTTCCTTGTCTCATCATTAAGGAGTAATCTTGACTGGTTCTCCATTTAGATAACCAACGGGGCACCGTTAGGCATGCCTCCAGGCTCGGCTTCGTTTTTGTCTTATCAGCAGGCAAGAAATTTTCTTATTTTTAAGCAACCGGCCGCTTCTTGATGTAGCGGTGGTGTGATTCATTTAGTATGTTTATACTAGTCGGTTAGGCACCAGCTAAAGAACTACCTTACTTCTGTAAAAAACGTATATTTGACTTATGACTAATATCAGGGACTTCATCAGCATTGACCAAGAAATATTAGGAGGACAGCCTGTTTTCAAAGGGACACGGGTTCCGATAGAATCGCTTTTCCTTCATTTAGAAAAAGGAGTTACCCTAGACGGATTTTTAGAAGATTTTCCGACTGTAAGCAAAGAACAGGCGATTAGTGTGCTGGGAATTGCCGAAAAAATAATGACTTCTAAAAATATAGAAAAGATATATGAGGCTGCTGCTTGACGAAAATTTACCTAAGCGGCTTAAACTTGACTTTCCAGAACATGAAATCTATACCGTCAGCGACAAAGGCTGGAACGGAAAGAAGAATGGGGAACTGATGAAGCTACTTATAGCAGAGAACTTTGATGCTTTGTTCACCTTCGACAAGAATTTACAGTATCAGCAGAATTTCAAAAAATACTCTGTTCCTGTTTTAGTGCTAAATGCCGCAGACAACACTTATATGACGTTAAGCAAACTCGTTCCTGAAATTAAAGAAATTCTCAACAGACAACTTATACCAGGACCAACAATTCTGAATGAGTAAAAAATTACTTGTGCCAAAACTATATAAACACCATACTTAGGCCAACGGCTTAGCCCGTTGTTTATACTAACCGTTGGGGGTAAAAAAAAGCCGATGTCAGGATCTCCTAACATCGGCTTTTCTGTTTCTATAAAAAATCAACCATTACGTCAACATACCACCGTCTACCTGCAAGGTCTGACCGGTAATGTACGATGAAAGGTCTGAGGCCAGGAACACGCAGGCGTTGGCCACGTCTTCGGGGGCACCGCCGCGTTTCAACGGAATGGCTTTGCGCCACTCGGCTACGGTGTTGGCGTCCAGCTCGTCGGTCATGTCGGTTTCAATGAAGCCGGGCGCGATGGCGTTGCTGCGGATGTTTCTGGAACCCAATTCCAAGGCCACTGATTTGGTGAACCCGATGATACCTGCCTTTGAAGCGGCGTAGTTGGCCTGGCCGGCGTTGCCTTTAATGCCCACCACAGAGGTCATGTTAATGATGGAACCGCTTTTGGCGCGCATCATGTGTTTGGTGGCGGCTTTGGTGAGGTTGAAGACAGATTTCAGGTTGGTGTTGATGACCGCGTCCCACTGTTCTTCAGACATGCGCATGAGCAGGCCGTCTTTGGTGATGCCCGCGTTGTTCACCAGCACATCCAGCTTCCCGAAATCCTTTACCACGTCCTCCACCAATTGCTCAGCCTGGGCATAATCAGAGGCATCTGAGCGGTAACCTTTCGCCTGAATGCCGTACTCGGCTAATTCTTGTTCCAGGGCCTGGCCTTTTTCCACGCTTGACAGATACGTGAACGCCACGCTGGCGCCCTGCTCAGCATATTTCTTGGCAATAGCCCTCCCGATGCCCTTGGAGGCACCCGTCACTAACGCAATTTTTCCTTCCAGTAATTTCATAGGTCTTGGGTAGAAGCCCGCTGCGCCGGAGCCAGCAAGCCAATTGGTACAGCCCCAAAGATACTAAATGCCCGCTTTTGCAAAAGCACCACCCCAAGATTTACTAACAACTGCGTTTTCGGCCTCATTTCCAGAAACAAGCCCGAAAACGCAAAGTAGAATTCCCTCTCTCTCTGGGAGAGGGTTAGGGTGAGGGTCTTTTTGTAAACAGTTTTGTTTAATTATATGAATACACCCTCATCCTAACCTTCTCCCAGAGGGAGAAGAGACTGCGTAGTTCTGTTTGCGAACTGCTTAGATAGGCGCTGACGTTTGCCTTAAATATTCCTGTTTTTGGCCCCATTTCCAGAAATGAGGCCAAAAACGGAAACTACTTGCAGAAACGTTTGAGCAGTGCGCTGGCTTGCGCATTGCCTAACTCAAAGGCTTTCTGCCAGTCTGCGCAGGCCTCTTTCTTTTTGCGTTGGGTGTGTTTGAGCACGCCGCGGTTGTAGAAGGCCTCGGCCAGGCTGGGGTCATGTATAATAGCCTGGTCATAGTCGGCCAGGGCTTTGGGGTATTGCTTTTGGCGCACGTACAGGTTGGCGCGGTTCAGGTACGCCACGCTGTAATCTTTCTGCAGCGCAATGGCCTGGCTGAAATCTACAATGGCGCCGCTGTTGTCTTTGAGGCGCGCCTTGTTGAGGCCGCGGTTGTTGAAGGCCTTGGCATAGCTGGGCTGGTGCTGAATGGCCAAATCATAATCTGCGATGGCGGCTTTGTACT
This region of Rufibacter sp. LB8 genomic DNA includes:
- a CDS encoding superoxide dismutase — encoded protein: MNRKDFLKSGLILGGASIIPTTSAFAQNLTVNTIDKLVDKDGNFIHQALPYAKSHLEPYMDEETLHLHYTFHHGGAVKGANKDQQMIRKALDEDNLETVDFWTKKLAFHLSSHILHSIFWTNLTNKKSDPKGDLLKRIDKDFGSYDKLKMYLAKTSKDVDGNGWGILGYQPYTDKLTILQCENHEKLTQWGVIPLLVIDVWEHSYYLKYKNKRADFVDNLFNIINWDNAAQRLDNALKLTK
- a CDS encoding type II toxin-antitoxin system PemK/MazF family toxin — protein: MKQGEVWLINLDPTVGSEIKKTRPAIIVNDNTLGKLPLKIIVPLTDWKDRYDIAPWMVKIILGKNNNLSKPSATDCFQVRSLSELRFTKKLGRITSEQLEEIKSGLAKVFSIEE
- a CDS encoding HU family DNA-binding protein: MEYSLVQRGNPAKPTAAKKWYAQSVSTRKVPIRDIANRINQISTVSVPDTIAVIESLLTVLPEMLGEGAIVELGDFGSFRTVVSSEGTETPEEFTAAQIKNVKILFRPGKLVKQAVENAPQTLVKSA
- a CDS encoding DUF433 domain-containing protein, which codes for MTNIRDFISIDQEILGGQPVFKGTRVPIESLFLHLEKGVTLDGFLEDFPTVSKEQAISVLGIAEKIMTSKNIEKIYEAAA
- a CDS encoding DUF5615 family PIN-like protein, producing the protein MRLLLDENLPKRLKLDFPEHEIYTVSDKGWNGKKNGELMKLLIAENFDALFTFDKNLQYQQNFKKYSVPVLVLNAADNTYMTLSKLVPEIKEILNRQLIPGPTILNE
- the fabG gene encoding 3-oxoacyl-[acyl-carrier-protein] reductase — translated: MKLLEGKIALVTGASKGIGRAIAKKYAEQGASVAFTYLSSVEKGQALEQELAEYGIQAKGYRSDASDYAQAEQLVEDVVKDFGKLDVLVNNAGITKDGLLMRMSEEQWDAVINTNLKSVFNLTKAATKHMMRAKSGSIINMTSVVGIKGNAGQANYAASKAGIIGFTKSVALELGSRNIRSNAIAPGFIETDMTDELDANTVAEWRKAIPLKRGGAPEDVANACVFLASDLSSYITGQTLQVDGGMLT
- a CDS encoding tetratricopeptide repeat protein: MQSFSAYWQQGFRRARLVSLWAVLLLAGACNTAKIHYREGLERMSKNDYIGAIAEYDQAIAKRPNDGSLYRLRGMAKYESSNFDGAYADFTNAISLTPTDAESYKFRADIKQNRKQYKAAIADYDLAIQHQPSYAKAFNNRGLNKARLKDNSGAIVDFSQAIALQKDYSVAYLNRANLYVRQKQYPKALADYDQAIIHDPSLAEAFYNRGVLKHTQRKKKEACADWQKAFELGNAQASALLKRFCK